From Drosophila yakuba strain Tai18E2 chromosome 2L, Prin_Dyak_Tai18E2_2.1, whole genome shotgun sequence, one genomic window encodes:
- the LOC6526394 gene encoding integrator complex subunit 14, which yields MPTLIALDASLSMLRPVPGRNEHTYQSLATKGIQHLLDNLTAAGKMEHVALLSYSTTAELKVDFTRDYDQVRQAVKKVEPVDKACLMSMLKAVVSIMSPWGNQNILQVVVFTDCGLGFGNTSITGFLEAYTGKESEPEFSFLKTLANYNLNFICLGLHGDHYFTRGLAVYQQLLDTVSLKGQLFMTKPAKSGDAVEGNPNPNPNPSHKSELGRTTVFELIERLCEASYKSSEVTLKCGSYFRMEAPVLLWPPTAPYEQKSHIFGREPTIRHTDQKIEVCGFLALSDIGSPATLSRHWVLPKVEREKSGGSRRSGNLVAAAKPPKLNLDTSNPNYELDKLEADIKEFYAKDSKETEESGDDDVTIVLKPGPQTEQQKENLCVLLHGALKMENMAALVRVGDKWYGFIYAFTDSKKKSNLMLNILPPGTNVIPWLGDLELLGFPEDLTPGETASFPVRADRRSYSQSSVVWIRQASLQSDVQKVLRHAKKMPDKTQHFYKELNRIRRAALALGFVELLEALAMLLEKECAHLSLNGASNECTLQLQHASTELRKTSNRDIKSTIIPLQKVGASDAGSTAATAPAPAYMY from the exons ATGCCGACTTTAATAGCGCTGGATGCATCGCTATCGATGCTGCGTCCCGTTCCGGGAAGGAATGAGCACACCTACCAGTCGTTGGCCACCAAGGGCATCCAGCATCTGCTGGACAATCTCACGGCGGCCGGCAAAATGGAGCATGTTGCTCTGCTTTCCTACTCCACAACGGCGGAACTGAAGGTGGACTTCACCCGGGACTACGACCAGGTGCGGCAGGCGGTCAAGAAAGTGGAGCCCGTGGACAAGGCCTGCCTGATGAGCATGCTCAAGGCGGTGGTGTCCATAATGTCGCCGTGGGGCAACCAGAACATCCTGCAGGTGGTGGTCTTCACGGACTGCGGCCTCGGTTTTGGCAACACCTCGATCACGGGTTTTCTGGAGGCCTACACCGGCAAGGAGTCGGAGCCGGAGTTCAGCTTTCTGAAGACACTGGCCAACTACAACCTGAACTTCATCTGCCTGGGCCTGCACGGCGATCACTACTTCACCAGGGGACTGGCGGTGTACCAGCAGCTGCTGGACACGGTCTCCCTGAAGG GCCAGCTCTTCATGACAAAACCCGCCAAGAGCGGAGATGCAGTCGAGGGaaatcccaatcccaaccCGAACCCCAGCCACAAAAGCGAATTGGGTCGCACTACGGTCTTCGAACTAATTGAACGTCTCTGCGAAGCCAGCTACAAGAGTTCCGAGGTGACTCTAAAGTGTGGCAGTTACTTCCGCATGGAGGCACCTGTTTTGCTCTGGCCGCCGACGGCTCCATACGAGCAAAAGTCTCACATCTTCGGCCGAGAGCCCACCATTCGCCACACAGACCAAAAGATTGAGGTGTGTGGCTTCCTGGCCCTTTCGGACATTGGATCACCGGCCACCCTGAGTCGTCACTGGGTTCTTCCCAAAGTGGAGCGGGAGAAGAGCGGCGGCAGCCGAAGATCCGGCAATCTGGTTGCAGCGGCTAAGCCACCAAAACTCAATCTGGACACCAGCAATCCCAATTACGAGCTGGACAAGTTGGAAGCCGATATCAAGGAGTTTTACGCCAAGGATTCAAAAGAAACGGAAGAAAGTGGTGACGACGACGTGACCATTGTTTTGAAACCCGGCCCACAGACAGagcagcaaaaagaaaacctgTGCGTCCTCCTTCACGGTGCCCTCAAAATGGAGAACATGGCCGCTCTGGTTAGAGTGGGGGATAAGTGGTACGGATTCATATATGCATTCACCGACAGCAAGAAGAAGTCAAACCTGATGCTTAACATACTTCCACCCGGAACGAATGTGATTCCCTGGCTGGGAGATCTGGAGTTGCTCGGATTCCCCGAGGACCTGACACCCGGAGAGACAGCCAGCTTTCCGGTGCGTGCCGACCGAAGATCCTATTCCCAGAGCAGTGTGGTGTGGATACGACAGGCCAGTCTGCAGTCCGATGTCCAGAAGGTACTGCGGCACGCCAAGAAGATGCCCGACAAGACGCAGCATTTCTACAAGGAGCTCAATCGGATTCGCCGGGCTGCCTTGGCACTGGGATTCGTGGAGCTGCTCGAGGCACTGGCCATGCTGCTGGAGAAGGAGTGCGCCCATCTCAGCCTGAATGGAGCCAGCAACGAGTGCAccctgcagctgcagcacgcGTCCACGGAGCTGCGAAAGACCTCGAACAGAGATATCAAGTCCACTATTATTCCGCTGCAGAAAGTGGGTGCATCGGATGCGGGCAGCACGGCTGCCacggctcctgctcctgcatACATGTATTAA
- the LOC6526397 gene encoding zinc finger matrin-type protein 5, protein MGGKSYYCDYCCCYMKNDLNVRKLHNDGISHTIAKANYMKRYENPKKILTEERQKTPCKRYFGGYCKFDMYCKYTHYSGKELQELEKLVLAKKRTNSQKRNKGKRWPWKTHLQKGLPPSLQSINPVKLKQTVFELSWG, encoded by the exons ATGGGGGGAAAAAGTTATTATTGCGACTACTGCTGTTGCTATATGAAAAACGATCTGAATGTAAGGAAATTGCACAATGATGGTATTTCACACACAATAGCAAAGGCCAATTATATGAAGCGTTACGAGA atcCCAAGAAGATCTTGACTGAAGAGCGCCAGAAAACTCCCTGCAAGCGATACTTCGGTGGCTACTGCAAGTTCGACATGTATTGCAAGTATACCCACTACAGTGGGAAGGAGCTACAGGAACTGGAGAAGTTAG TTCTCGCTAAGAAGAGGACCAATTCACAAAAGAGAAATAAAGGCAAGAGATGGCCGTGGAAAACTCATCTTCAAAAGGGTTTACCTCCTTCCTTACAATCCATTAACCCAGTCAAGCTCAAACAAACCGTCTTCGAGCTCAGCTGGggctaa
- the LOC6526398 gene encoding uncharacterized protein LOC6526398, with product MKKVLLTKTQHIRPVVAGGSDPLLAKSVGAQRVISMPAPQGATTYIQRKSFQPVYGDIFKLLMQIPDKALTQRVIDAINGRNNSDNAISHQGKQCSCGVQKVDASTQTDWDTEDRSPGLDKTKINNEASETKGNTYSHMASQSSTPLVTPLEPPLEPTKVPKKRGRKRNTCVPQVVKRSAAEMALQEREEKQLTPVITKRKKKEVTNPQKSGENRLTKETPERRNSNMSDISITSDDIDRVDNYILGNNKDRILLIMANEFKKSHIMSEEGLLPIHEQILSGDVYGVKRQIFVCCHANLDINDLLTTDGEDCLELALTNDTDTEIISLILDARLMTDHLYENSNTALHLAVINNINIESIKLLLRRIDLNSLLLTNDDGYTVLHLAVRNNQFLVAEAILDTIDERELGETVYRRTQEAANANEWDEKAFAKYYDRACERLELSKSLLKNRTHKRNVINASEARGGNPPLFYAVEGEQEHLCYFLLAHLADPDEENLSGHSPKSFHYEYARTLRINLKVARVMEKVISILNT from the exons ATGAAGAAAGTGCTATTGACGAAAACTCAGCATATCCGACCAGTCGTCGCTGGTGGATCGGATCCCTTGTTGGCCAAGTCAGTCGGTGCTCAGCGAGTAATATCGATGCCAGCGCCACAGGGCGCCACCACCTACATTCAGCGGAAGTCCTTTCAGCCGGTCTACGGGGACATTTTCAAATTACTCATGCAAATTCCCGACAAAGCCCTCACCCAACGGGTGATCGACGCGATAAACGGGCGTAATAATAGCGATAACGCTATCTCGCATCAGGGTAAACAATGTTCGTGTGGAGTCCAAAAAGTCGACGCGTCCACGCAAACGGATTGGGATACAGAGGACAGGAGCCCGGGATTGGATAAGACCAAAATTAATAATGAAGCGTCCGAAACCAAGGGAAATACCTATAGCCACATGGCCAGTCAAAGTTCCACTCCTTTAGTAACACCTTTGGAACCACCTTTAGAACCGACCAAAGTTCCTAAAAAGCGCGGAAGAAAGAGAAACACCTGCGTGCCACAAGTGGTTAAGCGATCAGCGGCTGAAATGGCGCTCCAGGAGCGCGAGGAGAAACAGCTCACACCCGTGATCACGAAAAGGAAGAAAAAGGAGGTTACC aaTCCACAAAAGTCGGGAGAAAATCGATTAACGAAAGAAACCCCCGAGCGACGCAACTCCAACATGTCGGATATATCGATCACCTCGGATGACATAGACCGGGTGGACAATTATATACTCGGAAACAACAAGGACCGGATTCTACTTATAATGGCCAACGAATTCAAAAAGTCCCACATAATGTCCGAAGAAGGATTGCT ACCCATTCACGAGCAAATACTGAGCGGCGATGTTTACGGCGTAAAGCGTCAGATATTTGTGTGCTGCCACGCGAACTTGGATATCAACGACCTATTAACCACGGATGGCGAGGACTGTCTGGAACTTGCGTTGACAAACGACACGGACACCGAGATTATATCGCTCATCCTGGACGCTCGCTTGATGACCGATCACCTCTACGAGAACTCAAATACAGCTCTTCACCTCGCTGTgataaacaatataaatattgagtCCATTAAGCTACTGCTGCGTAGAATCGATTTGAACAGTCTTCTTCTAACCAATGATGATGGTTACACAGTTTTGCACCTGGCAGTGCGTAATAACCAGTTCCTCGTTGCCGAGGCAATCCTAGATACTATAGATGAGCGGGAGTTGGGAGAAACGGTGTACAGGAGAACACAGGAGGCCGCTAATGCGAATGAATGGGACGAGAAGGCCTTTGCCAAGTACTATGATCGTGCCTGCGAACGGCTGGAGCTCAGTAAGTCATTGCTGAAGAACCGTACACATAAAAGAAATGTCATCAATGCATCCGAGGCGAGGGGCGGAAACCCGCCGCTCTTCTACGCCGTGGAAGGGGAGCAAG AACACTTGTGCTATTTCCTGCTGGCGCATTTGGCCGATCCCGACGAGGAGAACTTAAGCGGGCATTCCCCGAAATCGTTCCATTATGAGTACGCTCGCACATTGCGCATCAACTTGAAGGTGGCGCGCGTCATGGAGAAAGTAATTAGCATATTGAATACTTGA
- the LOC6526395 gene encoding uncharacterized protein LOC6526395 — MGSPELPSDPGQEGLPTPPVDHPRGGVESEDDDDLDAYDGYQPLALDEENDAAHSEVVSREPETPFADNDEDVDLMTAPVTHGDPNMPAIEPADVEIERQVWSEPRPRELQMDLDKTRTEQILKAMSTITLPNITVPDWARGVPEERWKHELLDRINNRHHPPEPSTSSSRESHQHSKKE; from the exons atgggAAGTCCAGAATTACCTTCAGATCCCGGTCAAGAGGGGCTTCCAACGCCACCGGTTGACCATCCACGGGGAGGAGTGGAGAGCGAGGATGACGACGATTTGGATGCCTACGATGGCTACCAGCCACTCGCCTTGGATGAGGAGAACGATGCAGCGCATTCTGAGGTGGTGTCCAGGGAACCGGAGACTCCCTTTGCGGACAACGACGAGGATGTGGACCTAATGACGGCCCCAGTCACCCACGGAGACCCCAACATGCCTGCCATTGAGCCCGCTGACGTGGAGATCGAGAGACAAGTCTGGAGTGAGCCAAGACCAAGGGAACTCCAGATGGATCTTGATAAAACGCGAACAGAACAG ATCCTCAAAGCCATGTCAACGATAACGTTACCCAACATCACAGTGCCGGATTGGGCGAGAGGAGTGCCCGAAGAGCGTTGGAAGCATGAGCTACTGGACCGGATAAACAACCGACACCATCCTCCGGAACCCTCAACGTCGTCTTCTCGCGAGAGTCATCAGCATTCCAAGAAAGAATAG
- the LOC6526393 gene encoding uncharacterized protein LOC6526393, with amino-acid sequence MATGSRPLQLVLLALAVLTQWQPIDGLVSNEELRGTIQSLIYSYNQLDNKLERHEHRERALGELLKKALQSIQKGQKSLEPINGIFGRLDERVSQIETMLITQEEKYNSQSDRFNQATEHMFKWMRENDECFKRPPLSGNLIAPPAAPAAPAIPKEFLEDQKRLNAKLLEEIQKLSASVASLKESSQKAADQTQKSFEDLPKAPQLLAQIEAKLQEHAASATTAAPPKNPEFEAQLLERLTSLGGQVTELSETVQRPAAPLGLSEKDRAYIQELNNDTLNALAQLKSESSDVQKSAATETTERLQQAEANIQADVRQLSADVGILSKHFAATNESNAKLNEGLEALDRFNSIIMTNSEVVLDTQRKVDFGTLNVVQRVGKLLAEEMAKLSGLLKERFSSLDGAVVGVQREANKNISGLLDSELTQVWHRIEIMAGEIGQTRLMFEKIQNVTDKDSNDTLITIMGLGSRVEETKKHMIDMDGNLNYLLGKLALMSSEFANIKKGLAESLENLRNSFHGLHEQMPTGPGPHNIDKNTYLMTDVNLLPKLHAGPGRE; translated from the exons ATGGCCACCGGAAGTCGCCCTCTCCAATTAGTGCTCCTAGCTCTGGCCGTGCTCACCCAATGGCAACCCATCGATGGATTGGTCTC CAACGAGGAGCTGCGCGGAACCATCCAGTCGCTGATCTACTCCTACAACCAGCTGGACAATAAGCTGGAGCGGCACGAGCATCGCGAGCGCGCCCTGGGCGAGCTGCTCAAGAAGGCGCTGCAGTCCATCCAGAAGGGTCAGAAGAGTCTGGAGCCCATCAATGGCATCTTTGGGCGCCTGGACGAGCGGGTTAGCCAGATAGAGACCATGCTCATCACG CAAGAGGAGAAGTACAACTCGCAGTCGGACCGCTTCAACCAGGCCACGGAGCACATGTTCAAGTGGATGCGGGAGAACGACGAGTGCTTCAAGAGACCGCCGCTCAGTGGCAACCTGATTGCTCCTCCAGCAGCGCCCGCCGCCCCCGCCATTCCCAAGGAGTTCCTGGAGGATCAGAAGCGTCTCAACGCCAAGCTCCTCGAGGAGATCCAGAAGCTGTCGGCCAGTGTGGCCTCCCTGAAGGAGAGCAGCCAGAAGGCAGCCGACCAGACCCAGAAGAGCTTCGAGGATCTTCCCAAGGCACCGCAGTTGCTGGCCCAGATCGAGGCCAAGCTGCAGGAGCACGCAGCCAGCGCGACCACCGCCGCTCCGCCAAAGAACCCCGAGTTCGAGGCCCAACTCTTGGAGCGTCTCACTTCGCTGGGCGGCCAGGTGACGGAGCTGAGCGAGACTGTGCAGCGTCCAGCTGCTCCGCTTGGCCTCAGCGAGAAGGATCGCGCCTACATCCAGGAACTGAACAACGACACACTGAATGCCCTGGCGCAACTGAAGAGCGAGTCCTCGGACGTCCAGAAATCAG CTGCGACGGAGACCACGGAGCGACTGCAGCAGGCGGAGGCCAACATCCAGGCGGACGTTCGTCAGCTCTCCGCGGACGTGGGCATCCTCAGCAAGCACTTCGCCGCAACGAACGAGAGCAATGCCAAGCTGAACGAGGGTCTGGAGGCGCTCGACAGGTTCAACAGCATCATAATGACCAACTCGGAAGTCGTGCTGGACACGCAGCGCAAGGTGGACTTCGGCACACTGAACGTGGTGCAGCGGGTGGGCAAGCTGCTGGCGGAGGAAATGGCCAAGCTGAGTGGGCTGCTGAAGGAGCGCTTCTCATCGCTGGACGGAGCGGTGGTGGGCGTCCAGAGGGAGGCGAACAAGAACATCAGCGGACTGCTGGATTCGGAGCTCACACAGGTGTGGCACCGCATCGAGATCATGGCCGGCGAGATTGGGCAGACCAGGTTGATGTTCGAAAAGATCCAGAACGTCACCGATAAGGACAGCAACGATACGCTCATTACGATAATGGGACTCGGCAGCCGCGTGGAGGAGACCAAGAAGCACATGATCGACATGGACGGGAACCTCAACTATTTGCTGGGCAAGCTGGCGCTCATGTCCTCCGAGTTCGCCAACATCAAGAAGGGCCTGGCCGAATCCCTCGAGAATCTGCGCAACTCCTTCCACGGCCTCCACGAGCAGATGCCCACGGGTCCCGGCCCACACAACATCGACAAGAACACGTATCTTATGACCGACGTCAATCTGCTGCCCAAGCTCCATGCCGGGCCCGGCAGGGAGTAG
- the LOC6526396 gene encoding phospholipase A-2-activating protein, whose protein sequence is MEPSLDNYKLSCELLGHSMDVRAVAVGAATPEGGQSILSGSRDKSTKVWKPSGNEYFESLTLQDHKNFISFIYFLESEQWICTASNDATICIYKQDGFVPLLTLKGHGSTVCALAGGLEPRSLISGSWDKTARVWTISEAGDVSFVALEGHEAAVWAVATLKEQQKYVTGGADKNIYYWNAKGEKLRLLKGHTDCVRGVMGLDANTLLSCGNDAVLRFWNEDGECVREMNGHTNYIYSMARNRALGDQVVVSCGEDSTLRMWNVITGDELGAPIFHPGISVWSVTCLQNGDIVTGCSDGVVRVFSHVPARQASELVLKAFDLEVATRKSQINEEIGGIKKTELPGPEALLSNGTREGQTKMVRHADGSVKCYSWTLGNWNLVGDVTGGTGGTQLSSGKKLHEGKEYDFVFNVDISDTEPPIKLPYNRGEDPWQAAQTFIHRNNLPQAYLDQVANFIVKNSNSGPVTMEQAPTGYQDPFTGGSRYVPGSSNTNVRSGGNVDPFTGASSYSTASSNAQSQVDVNFVRSGDKHFPVSSYRTFDTCDTKKVLEKMMEFNGKLGPADGRVGEEVLLAVIKLTEQSPELDLTSLEALTLLLRWPASFQFPVLDILRLAVRNEPIFSMLNNSHNFLGTVIPQLTGSAANQLMVVRCLANSLSHATGRQHVMSRLPEIIDLVGAIKTGSANLQIAVATFYLNLTISQTLNVAKSEVCHVVTSGVVELLKWAKDLEACYRSMQAIGNLTTTSCGQETIAQVVSVDYVMDKLRELTNTPQGENFSKVNTVGQALLAAF, encoded by the exons ATGGAGCCATCGTTGGACAACTACAAGCTGAGCTGCGAGCTCCTGGGCCACAGCATGGATGTGCGAGCGGTGGCGGTGGGAGCTGCCACTCCGGAAGGTGGCCAGAGCATTCTGTCCGGTTCGAGGGACAAGAGCACCAAAGTCTGGAAGCCCAGTGG GAATGAGTACTTTGAGAGCCTTACTCTTCAGGACCACAAGAACTTCATCTCGTTCATCTACTTTCTGGAGTCGGAGCAGTGGATCTGCACGGCCAGTAACGACGCCACCATCTGCATCTACAAGCAGGACGGCTTTGTACCCCTGCTTACCCTCAAAGGTCATGGGTCCACGGTGTGTGCTCTCGCAGGAGGATTGGAGCCACGGAGTCTCATTAGCGGTAGCTGGGACAAGACAGCTCGCGTGTGGACCATCAGCGAGGCCGGTGATGTGTCCTTCGTAGCTTTAGAGGGACACGAGGCGGCTGTTTGGGCGGTGGCCACCTtgaaggagcagcagaagtATGTGACCGGCGGTGCGGACAAGAACATCTACTACTGGAACGCGAAGGGCGAGAAGCTGCGCCTGCTCAAGGGGCACACGGATTGTGTGCGGGGAGTCATGGGACTGGATGCGAATACTTTGCTCTCCTGCGGAAATGATGCTGTTCTCCGGTTTTGGAACGAGGATGGCGAGTGCGTTCGCGAGATGAACGGGCACACCAATTACATCTACTCCATGGCCCGAAATCGGGCTCTGGGCGACCAAGTGGTGGTCTCCTGCGGCGAGGACAGCACGTTGCGTATGTGGAATGTGATTACCGGCGACGAGCTGGGAGCACCTATCTTCCATCCCGGCATTTCTGTGTGGTCTGTAACCTGCCTACAGAACGGGGACATTGTCACCGGCTGTAGCGATGGTGTTGTGAGGGTATTCAGCCACGTTCCTGCTCGACAAGCCAGCGAATTAGTCCTTAAAGCCTTTGACTTGGAAGTGGCAACGAGGAAGTCCCAGATTAACGAGGAGATTGGAGGCATCAAAAAAACAGA ACTTCCAGGTCCGGAGGCCCTTCTGTCCAATGGAACGCGCGAGGGTCAAACGAAGATGGTGCGTCATGCCGATGGTTCCGTAAAATGCTACAGCTGGACGCTGGGTAACTGGAATCTGGTTGGCGATGTAACTGGCGGAACCGGAGGCACGCAGTTGAGCTCCGGCAAGAAACTGCACGAGGGCAAGGAGTACGACTTTGTGTTCAACGTGGACATCTCCGACACGGAGCCCCCCATCAAGTTGCCCTACAACCGCGGCGAGGATCCGTGGCAGGCGGCCCAGACCTTCATCCATCGCAATAACCTGCCACAGGCCTACCTCGACCAGGTGGCCAATTTTATTGTGAAGAACTCCAATAGTGGGCCTGTGACGATGGAGCAGGCGCCAACTGGCTATCAGGATCCATTTACTGGTGGCTCCCGCTACGTTCCTGGATCGAGCAACACCAACGTCAGGAGTGGCGGCAATGTGGATCCCTTCACTGGAGCGTCGAGTTACTCCACAGCCAGTAGCAATGCGCAGTCGCAGGTGGATGTGAACTTTGTGCGATCTGGCGACAAGCACTTTCCCGTGAGCAGCTACCGCACCTTCGACACGTGTGATACGAAGAAGGTGCTGGAGAAAATGAT GGAGTTCAATGGCAAGCTGGGGCCCGCTGATGGTAGAGTGGGTGAGGAAGTCTTGCTGGCCGTAATCAAACTCACCGAACAATCGCCCGAACTCGATCTGACCTCCCTTGAAGCGCTGACCCTGCTGCTGAGGTGGCCAGCGTCCTTTCAGTTCCCCGTGCTCGACATTCTTCGCCTGGCCGTGCGAAATGAGCCCATCTTCAGTATGCTGAACAACAGCCACAATTTCCTGGGCACCGTCATACCCCAGTTGACCGGCTCGGCAGCCAACCAGCTAATGGTGGTGCGCTGCCTGGCCAACAGCCTGAGCCACGCGACCGGCCGACAACATGTGATGTCGCGTCTGCCGGAGATTATCGACCTTGTGGGAGCCATCAAGACGGGCAGTGCCAATCTGCAAATTGCCGTGGCCACCTTCTATTTGAACCTCACAATCTCCCAGACATTGAACGTGGCGAAGTCGGAGGTGTGTCATGTGGTTACCTCCGGTGTGGTAGAGCTGCTCAAGTGGGCCAAGGACTTGGAGGCGTGCTACCGCTCCATGCAGGCCATCGGCAACCTGACCACCACTTCGTGCGGCCAGGAGACTATTGCACAGGTGGTGTCCGTGGACTATGTGATGGACAAGCTGAGGGAACTCACCAACACTCCGCAGGGCGAAAACTTCAGCAAGGTGAATACTGTGGGCCAGGCCCTGCTGGCTGCGTTCTAG